ATTGGAAGCGGTTGCTAAGGCCCGGAGGAGAGTTGGTGATTATGGACAGCAACAGCGGCAAAGGAATGAGCTTCGCGAAAAAAATCTGGCGGTTTTGCGGCAGAATTCTTATCCTGTTGACCGAAGGCTCCAACCCGTGGGCGAATTCAGCGGCCGACCGGGCGATGGAGAAGCATTTCCCGATGCGACAGCGAAAACGACCGGAAGCGGATCTTGAAATGCTGAAGAAACTCGGGTTTGAAGCGACTGTGATGACACTGAACATCAAGCGGTGGCATACGTTGCTGGACTATCTCAAATATGGTTTTATGGACAAAGAGCGGTTTTTGATCCGGGCCCGGCTTCCGGAGACTGGGGAAAAACGGATTCATGATTGCCTTGAATCATCCGGATCATTCTTTTGGGGTTATTAAAGCGTGGTTCGATTACTTCCCGCGAGAAACCCAAACCCTGTGCCAATTAATCCGGCTTACGATCGTTTCTTCCAGGTTTTTCGCTGCCGGCGGACGCGCTTTCGGGTAAGTATCAAATTCTTTGCCCTCAGTCTGGGCTTTGGGCGATCGGTCGTGCCAGAATGCGGTAAAATAGCGTCTCCCAGGGGACCCAGGTTTTTGATTTCGATATGCCCGCCAATTGAAGCGACGGGCTTTTTGAATTACCGCTCCCGGCTTTAGCGATCGTACCAGCCCCGATGTGGAAGGAACATCTTGACGGAATCATAAAAACTTGAAAGGTTTTTTGAACCGACTCGGTAAAAAAATCAGTCAGTCTTCCGGTGATATTCATTGATTAAGTCATCCAACTCAATACTAGCGTTGATAACTTCGGTATCGGTATGGCCTTTTTCATCCCATAATTGCTGCATTCGGTCGCGGGCAATCTTGATTTGTTCCCGAAGAGTTTTTAAAGAACCGGGCTCTTTACCGATTGACATCCGACTTTGATACCTCAATTCAATCAGTAATTGGAAAACTCAACTTTCGCAGCCTAAATCGGGCAGATAAAGCCTGAAATAATGGGGAAAACCCGCAAACCAATCGGGTAGATGACAATCCATGAATTTAGTTACTGACTTTAATGCAGACCTTTTGGGGCGGAGATTTGGAACTCACCCTTGCCCTCTCTTTTTAAGAAAGAGAGGGTAACCCCAATCCTCCGCACCCAAAACTCATTGGCTTGACTTGAACCGCCTTTCTTCCCTTTCCGCAAAAGAGGGAAGCGAGATGGGTGAGTTCATTCCTTTCCCAGCGAGTTGCTTCCTCGCTGTTGCGACTTGGACTAAGGAGTCAACTCCGATTGCTGTTTGGTAAAAATCCTTAATTATTTAGCTTTTCACGTTATTCTGGCACTGCGAAAGTTGAGTTGGATAATAACTTTTATTTTCTTTATAGAGGTTTGATTGGGTTTTCGGTTATCAACATTTATCCATATTGTACCATATTATTCACAATTAATGCAATATTATTTCATTTTTAATGAAGTGCATTTGCATTCGCCCGCCTCTATAATGAACGCAGGAGGTGGACGGCATTGCGCAGACCCAAAAAATTCACCGAACAATACCGAGAAATCGGAAGAAAAATAGCTTTTTACCGTAACCTTCGCGGATTATCGCAGGAGGCTCTCGCTGAAAAAATCGAAGTCAGCGTGAGTCATATTAGTAAAATTGAAGCTCCCCAGGCGAATACTTCGTTGTCGCTGGATATGTTGTACCTGATTGCCGAAGGATTAGATATCGACATCGCAGCATTCTTTAATCCGATTGAAATAAGCAGTCCTTACATGAAGAAGTGAACCATTCGCGAAATGCTATTTTGGGTTTTTACGCTTTGAATATTATGATTTGTTGTTTTTAATCAAAATAATATTGACTTTATTTAACGAAATGTGATATCATATTATTGTCGAGACTGAACCCGGGCAGTCGTTTTTATTTACCTAACATGTTGATTGGAGGGAATGACATGGTATTGGACCGATCATTGGCGGCCAAATTGGGGCGGGCCGAGGAGATGCTTACGGGGTTGGCGAAACACGTCGACAGGATGCAGCGGCGCGGGATCGACGCTGATTTCATCGCTCGGATGAACGCCTGTCACCGGCAGGTAACGGAAGCCCATAACCGCCGGCTGGGTTTCAAAGCGCGGATGATGGAGCAGACCGTCGTCCGCCAAAATGCCCTGGCGAAGCTGGAAGCCATGGCCGCGGAGGCCCGCAACCAGATTAAGGTCGAGCTGCCGCGTGAAACCTGGCGCGAGTTCGGAATCACGGACCAGCGCTGAGAGGATCCCATTGATAACGAAGAAGTTGGGGAGAAAAGGCAAATTCCTTTATATTGATTCCTTGGCAAAAAGCAGGGAAACCGGGTTCAAAAGCGAAATATCAAATTTTAGTAACCGGATCGTTAATTTCTCGTTTAGGACAGCGACATGAAAGCAGTGTTAAAAGCGTTTGAGGATCCTTTGGAGCGGTGGCGGGAATGGCTGAAAGGCCGTCCGTGGAACACGGTTCAAACTACGTTGATCTTCTATTTCGGGCTGCTGATCGTGGCGCCGCTCCTGGTGCTCGGCATTATTACCTATACGGTCTCCTCCAGGACGATTACCGGACGGGTGCAGACCTATGTCGAGCAGATCATTATCAAGGTGAAGGAGAATATCGAGTATTATTTCCGGGACCTGCAAAGCCTCTCCTATGTTATCTCGGTCAACCAGGATATCCTGGCGGTATTGGGGGACGAGACGGGGCTGGATCGCTGGAAGGAGATCGCCTACCAGAACAAACTCAAGACCTTTCTGGCCGGTCTGACCAGCACCCGCTCCGAAGTGACCGGGATTTACCTGCTCTCCCGGAACCAGCGCAAGATCTATTCGAGCGGGCCGCCGGTATTGCTCAGCCATTTGAAACGGCAGGGGTGGTTCAACCGGATCATCCGTTCCGAAGTGGGAGTGGTGATCAGCGGCGCCCACTCCGACGATTATGTCGGCCAGATGCTGACTCCCGCCAATAAGGTGGTCACCTATGCGCAACGAATCGTGGATCTGGACGGTCAAAAGGATCTGGGCTGGATTCTGATCGACCTGGATTATGCCTTCGTCACCAAGATGCTGGAGAATATCCAACTGTGGGATCAGGGGCGGATCGCCATTCTGGACTCCGGCCGGCGGGTGATTTACGGTGAAGCGCAGGACGCCCGGCGTTACCTGGACAAAAGCTTCGACTACCTGACCTTGCGCGACTGGGGCAGCTATCTGCAGAAGATCGGCAACCGCACCGAGCTTCTGGTCTTTCAGACCGCGGCGCCTTGCGGCTGGAAGGTTCTTTTCATGGTGCCGTACCACATTTTGCAGCGGGAGAACCTTTTCATCCGCAATCTGACCCTGGGGATGGCGCTCTGCCTGTTGCTGGTCTCCATCTATTTCGCGGTGCTTTTCTCCAGAAAGATCTCGGGCCCGATCAAGCTGCTGTGCTCGTCGATGCGGGAAGTCGAAAACAACAACCTGGATGTCTCGCTCAAGCTTCAGAGCATGAATGAGTTTAACGAGTTGGCCGCCAGCCACAACCATATGGTCAAAGAGATCAAGACGTTGATGTCCGGGATCTACGAAGCCCAAAAAAAGAAACGCCAGGCCGAGCTGAATGTGTTGCAGGCGCAAATCAATCCGCATTTTCTCTACAACACCCTGGATTCCCTGCGCTGGCTGGCGAAGATCCGGCAGGTGGAGGAGATCAGCGACATCATTTCGGCCCTGGAGAATCTGCTTCGGGCCAGCATCGGCAAGAACGACGACCTGATCCCCATCGATCAGGAGGTGGAGAATGTCCGCAATTTCCTGGCCATTTTGCTCTTCCGCTACGGCAACAGCTTCACCGTCGAGTATGCCATTGACCCCAAAGTTGCGGAGTTTTTGGCGCCGCGCTTCATCTTGCAGCCGATTGTGGAGAATGCGGTCTATCACGGGCTGGACGGAGTCTTGGACGGCCGCTTGCGGATCGGCATCGCCATCGAGGCCGGCGTGGTACGTTTCGAGGTCATCGACAACGGACCCGGGATCGAGCCCGAGCGGGCGCGGCTGGTGATGGAGGGAAAAGTCGGAAGCGACCATCGTTTCAGCGGCCTGGGAATCAAAAATGTGGATGAGCGGATCAAACTGAACTTCGGGCCGGATTACGGCTTGCAGATCGAGAATATCAAGCCCTCCGGGACCCGGGTCACCATCCGCATCCCCTGTACCCGAAGACTGGGAAAGAGGAAACCGCTCCAATGATTAAGGTGATGATCGTCGATGATGAGATCTTGGTCCGGCTCGGCTTGCGGTCCACCATCGCCTGGGCGGAGCACGGCTTCGCGGTCGCCGGCGACGCCTCGAGCGGGCAGCAAGCCATCGATAAGTTCGCCGCGGCCGACCCCGATATCCTGATCACGGATATCCGGATGCCGGGGATGGACGGGATCGAGCTGATCCGGGCCTTGAAATCCCGTAAACCGGGGTTAAAGACTGTCATTCTGACCAATTACGACAATTTCGAATACGCCAAAGAGGCGCTGAAACTGGGGGCGGACGAGTATTTACTCAAAACCGCCCTGGACAATCAGACCTTGCTGCCGGTGTTACAAAAATTGCGGGAAGCGATCGAACGGGAGCAGGAACAAAACTTGAAGATCGAGGAGCTGCAGCAGCAAGCGCGGACCGGACTCTTTTACCTGAAAAAGTTCTTGGCGGAACGGCTGATCACCGGGCGGATCGCGGCGGCGGAATGGAGCGGTTTTCTGAAAGATCTCAATCTGCAATGGGAAGGCAACCTGTTTCAAGCGGTCTTGCTCAAAGGCAAGCCGGGCCGCGCCGCTCTCCGGCCGCTGGCCGACCAGATGAATGGCTTAATCGGCGATATCGTCGAGCGGATCAATGCCGGACTGGTTTGGGAAGCGCCAGCCAGCCTGGAATGGGGCATTATTTATAGTTTCCGGCCGGATGAAGCGGCCGGTTACAGCAAGCAGATTATCCCCTTCAATATCCGTCAGATCCAGACTTGTCTGCGCCAGTATTTTCAACTGGCGACGCTGGCCATCAGCGGGCCGGTGCTGGATGGCTACGGCCAGATCGGCGACGCCTGGAAGCTTCTGCATCAACAGGCCGATTACCGTTACTTCTTCCCGGAGCGGGACTTCTTCCATCATACCGACTTGCCCTCCGACGAACCGGCGTATTGCCATACCAGCCAACTGGAGAAAGCCTTCATTCTGGCCATCCGCCATGGCGAAACGGAAGGAATCCGGGAAGCATTGTCTGTTTTGTTCACTCAGGTTGAGGAGCAGGCTTCGGCCTTGATGCTGCGGCGAGTCGCACAGGAGCTGTATGGAGAACTCTCCAAGCTGGCTTGGGAAAATGGCATCGCGCTCACCGCGCTCTTTGATCCGGGGGAAGAGGAGCATTGTTTTTTGGAGCGTTGCAACCGGATCGCGGAGATTCGCGACTGGTTCCTGGCTAAAGCCGGAGTTTTAAGCCGGCGGCTCCAGGAGATCCGGCTCGGTACGTATTCCCCTGCCATCAAGCAGGCGGTTTCTTTTATTGAAGGCAACTACGCCCAGGATATCGATCTATTATCATTGGCCCGGCGGGTGGGCCTCAGCAAGAACCATCTCTGCACCTTGTTCCGGGAGGAAACGGGTCAGAACTTCATTGAGTACCTGCACCGGGTGCGCATCGCACACGCCTGCCGGCTGCTGGAGACGACCGACAGCCTGATCTCCGAGATCGGCCTCAAGGTCGGCTTCGGCGATCCCAAATACTTTGCCAAGGTGTTTCAGAAACTGCAGAACTGTCCGCCTTCCGAATACCGCGCGCGCTATCAATAGGGAGGCTGGGCGCGCGAGACCCGGTGCCGGCGAACGGATAGCGATATTCCTTGAGATGGAGGAACCATGCACTTCATCAAAGTTTTTTTCCTAATCGTTCTATGCTCCCTGATCCTCGGCTGTTTCGGCTCGAATCGCCCGACCCCCGTCGGCGAACAGGGCGAAACCATTCATTTGCTGGGAGCGGTCGGGGTCCACGAGGCTCTGGTGGCCCTCTGGGAGCAGCGCTTGGCCCCGTATCACATCCGGGTCGAAAAAAACTTTTTTTATTGGGATACCTATTGGGCCAAGGCCCGCATGGCCATTATCAATAACACGGGCGAGTACGATATCATCCTGGGCACCTGCGCCAAACTGAACCATTTTGTGAATAGCGGCAAGGTGATTCCCCTAAACGACGTGGCGGAACGGGCCGGCCTGAAAATGGCAGCCCTTTACCGGCCGCTGCAAGAGAGCCTCCCGATCCGCGGCAAAATGTATTGCCTGCCTTACCTAGTGGATACCCCCATCTTTATTTACCGGCGGGACCTTTACCAAAAGGCGGGACTGATTCCGCCGCGCACGCTCAAGCAGCTATATCTGAACGGCAAAAAAATGACGGCGGAGGGCCGTTTCGGGCTGGCCTTTCCGGCCAACCCCCAGGAGAACGCGGCCATATTGTGGAGCTATTTTCTCTGGTCCAGCGGCGGCGAATTTTTTGACCGCCGTTGGCATCCGGCGCTCAGCAGCCGCATGGCCCAGAACGCGACCCAGCTCTACAACCAGATGCTCCAGGAATGCGCCCCTCCGGCGGTTGCCACCTGGCAGACGGAGGAGGCCGTCAATTTCTTCGTCAGCGGCCGTCTGGCGGCGATGATTCTCTGGTCCGGGGCGTCCGCCATTTTGGGTAATAATGAAAAGAGCCGGGTGGCGGGGAAGGTCGGTTATGCGCCGCTGCCAGCGGGCGATCTGGGGAAGGCAATTCCCCCCATGGAAGCGTGGGGAGCCATTGTCCCGAGCCGGAGCAAGCATATTTTGGCCGCCAAGAAGTTCTGCGAAGTGATGGTCGGCCGGGAAACGCTCGAAGCAGTGGCGTCCCTGGGAATCGCCCCCACCCCGGTGCCGGAGATCAACCAACGGTATGCCGAGGCCGCCCCTCATTCCTCTTTCGCCATCGCTACCCGGTTGCTGACCGTGGCCCGCGAGCAATCCGCCCTCCCGGAGAGTACTCAGCTGAACGCGATCATCGGTTCGGCTTTGAACGGCATTCTGACCGGCGCCGACGTCAAGGCCACCTTGGAGACGCTCGATCGGCAAGTAGATAGCATCATGCGGGTGAGCAAGTATTACCCGAAAGAGCCATAAGCGGAATAAAAGCTGCTACATAGGATGAAATAAATTTCTTTAATAAGATTTGCATTCCTAATGCAACGACTTTTAACAAAGCCGTTTGCATAGCAAAGCCGAATGCAAATGAAATCAAAACGGAATTGAATTCAACCTGAATCCGTGACGAATCGGTTTATACCAGGTGAAACGTTGTCGCAAGTTCTTACGGTTTTGCCTGGTAGCCTATAGAGGTCACGGATTCAGGTTCAACTTATATAGCCAAATTTATTCCACCCGTTGCGGAATTTTTTTCACTCCGCTCGCGCCAGGCGTCCTTCCGGGACGAAAGTATCCGTATTGCATCGACTATATCGTAATTTTAGGAAATGGCGAACGCTTTGCAATTATGTTACTAATAAATAAAGCGGTTCTCAAAGCGTGGGCGGATTGTGGTAACGGCAGCCGAGAGCCTATCAAAGAGGAGGGGTACATTTGAGAAGATTCTGGTTGATGGCATTGGTTCTCCTGGTGGCTTTGTCCAGTATGTCGGTTCTGGCAGCGCCGAAGGTCACCCTGCGGTACGCGCTGTGGGATTCCAATCAGCAACCGGCGATGGAAGCTTCGATCAAGGAATTCATGAAGCGGAATCCGAATATCGACGTTAAGGTGGAATTGACCGAGTGGACGGATTATTGGACCAAAATCACCACCGGCGTCGCCTCAGGCACGCTGCCCGATGTTTTCTGGGGACATTTGGCTTATTTTTCGGGACTGATCACCAAAGGCGCCCTGGCCGACTTGACCCCCATGATCAAAAAAGACAAAATCGATTTGAGCATCTATTACAAGTCGCTCGTGGGCAACTGGAATTATAAAGGCAAGCAGTACGGCATTCCGAAAGATTGGGATACCATCGCGATCTTCTACAACAAGAACCTGTTGGATAAGGCCCATGTGCCGTATCCCAGCGAGGATTGGTCCTGGAATCCCAAAGACGGCGGGGAGTTCCTGCAGGTCTTGCAGAAGCTGACCATCGATGCCAACGGCAAAAACGCCACGGAAAAAGGTTTTGACAAAAACAAAGTGGCCCAATACGGCTTTGGTGAAGTAGCCGGCGACAATATGCAGGGCGGCTGGCTGAATTTCGTCTGGATGAACGGCGGAACGGGCGTATTGAATAAGCCTTACGGCGACAAGTTCGTGCTGGATCAGCCGAAGGCCGTCGAGACGCTTCAATTCTGGGGTGACCTGGTCAGCAAGTATGGCGTCGCTCCGTCGACCTTCGCCACCCAGACCGGATCGGCCAATGCCTGGGAATTGTTCACCGCTCAAAAAATCGCGATGGTACCGGAAGGCTCCTGGATGTTATCCGCGGCCCGGGCCAATCTCAAATTTAACTGGGACGTGGCGTTGTTGCCCAAAGGCCCGGCGGGACGCTACAGTTGTTTCAACGGCTTGGCGCACAATATCTATGCCAAAACCAAACATCTGAAAGAAGCCTGGCGGCTGGTGAAATGGATGGACGGCTATGAATCGCAACAGATCGTCTCCAAACACGGCGTCGTCTTCCCGGCCATTTCCAAATTGATGCCGGTATATCTGGAAGCGACTAAATCCAAAGGACCGGCCCATATCCAATACTTTATCGACGAGACCGCCAAAACCGGACTCTGGCCGATGCATGTCAATTGGAATCCGCTCTTCGATATCATCGGACGGGAATTGAATACCGCTTTCTCCGGCTCCATCACAGCCAAAGAAGCCATTCAAAACATCAAGGCGCAAGTGCAGCCGTTACTCAAACCGTAAAT
The nucleotide sequence above comes from Hydrogenispora ethanolica. Encoded proteins:
- a CDS encoding response regulator, yielding MIKVMIVDDEILVRLGLRSTIAWAEHGFAVAGDASSGQQAIDKFAAADPDILITDIRMPGMDGIELIRALKSRKPGLKTVILTNYDNFEYAKEALKLGADEYLLKTALDNQTLLPVLQKLREAIEREQEQNLKIEELQQQARTGLFYLKKFLAERLITGRIAAAEWSGFLKDLNLQWEGNLFQAVLLKGKPGRAALRPLADQMNGLIGDIVERINAGLVWEAPASLEWGIIYSFRPDEAAGYSKQIIPFNIRQIQTCLRQYFQLATLAISGPVLDGYGQIGDAWKLLHQQADYRYFFPERDFFHHTDLPSDEPAYCHTSQLEKAFILAIRHGETEGIREALSVLFTQVEEQASALMLRRVAQELYGELSKLAWENGIALTALFDPGEEEHCFLERCNRIAEIRDWFLAKAGVLSRRLQEIRLGTYSPAIKQAVSFIEGNYAQDIDLLSLARRVGLSKNHLCTLFREETGQNFIEYLHRVRIAHACRLLETTDSLISEIGLKVGFGDPKYFAKVFQKLQNCPPSEYRARYQ
- a CDS encoding aspartyl-phosphate phosphatase Spo0E family protein, giving the protein MSIGKEPGSLKTLREQIKIARDRMQQLWDEKGHTDTEVINASIELDDLINEYHRKTD
- a CDS encoding ABC transporter substrate-binding protein — protein: MRRFWLMALVLLVALSSMSVLAAPKVTLRYALWDSNQQPAMEASIKEFMKRNPNIDVKVELTEWTDYWTKITTGVASGTLPDVFWGHLAYFSGLITKGALADLTPMIKKDKIDLSIYYKSLVGNWNYKGKQYGIPKDWDTIAIFYNKNLLDKAHVPYPSEDWSWNPKDGGEFLQVLQKLTIDANGKNATEKGFDKNKVAQYGFGEVAGDNMQGGWLNFVWMNGGTGVLNKPYGDKFVLDQPKAVETLQFWGDLVSKYGVAPSTFATQTGSANAWELFTAQKIAMVPEGSWMLSAARANLKFNWDVALLPKGPAGRYSCFNGLAHNIYAKTKHLKEAWRLVKWMDGYESQQIVSKHGVVFPAISKLMPVYLEATKSKGPAHIQYFIDETAKTGLWPMHVNWNPLFDIIGRELNTAFSGSITAKEAIQNIKAQVQPLLKP
- a CDS encoding cache domain-containing sensor histidine kinase; its protein translation is MKAVLKAFEDPLERWREWLKGRPWNTVQTTLIFYFGLLIVAPLLVLGIITYTVSSRTITGRVQTYVEQIIIKVKENIEYYFRDLQSLSYVISVNQDILAVLGDETGLDRWKEIAYQNKLKTFLAGLTSTRSEVTGIYLLSRNQRKIYSSGPPVLLSHLKRQGWFNRIIRSEVGVVISGAHSDDYVGQMLTPANKVVTYAQRIVDLDGQKDLGWILIDLDYAFVTKMLENIQLWDQGRIAILDSGRRVIYGEAQDARRYLDKSFDYLTLRDWGSYLQKIGNRTELLVFQTAAPCGWKVLFMVPYHILQRENLFIRNLTLGMALCLLLVSIYFAVLFSRKISGPIKLLCSSMREVENNNLDVSLKLQSMNEFNELAASHNHMVKEIKTLMSGIYEAQKKKRQAELNVLQAQINPHFLYNTLDSLRWLAKIRQVEEISDIISALENLLRASIGKNDDLIPIDQEVENVRNFLAILLFRYGNSFTVEYAIDPKVAEFLAPRFILQPIVENAVYHGLDGVLDGRLRIGIAIEAGVVRFEVIDNGPGIEPERARLVMEGKVGSDHRFSGLGIKNVDERIKLNFGPDYGLQIENIKPSGTRVTIRIPCTRRLGKRKPLQ
- a CDS encoding helix-turn-helix domain-containing protein; the encoded protein is MRRPKKFTEQYREIGRKIAFYRNLRGLSQEALAEKIEVSVSHISKIEAPQANTSLSLDMLYLIAEGLDIDIAAFFNPIEISSPYMKK
- a CDS encoding ABC transporter substrate-binding protein; the protein is MHFIKVFFLIVLCSLILGCFGSNRPTPVGEQGETIHLLGAVGVHEALVALWEQRLAPYHIRVEKNFFYWDTYWAKARMAIINNTGEYDIILGTCAKLNHFVNSGKVIPLNDVAERAGLKMAALYRPLQESLPIRGKMYCLPYLVDTPIFIYRRDLYQKAGLIPPRTLKQLYLNGKKMTAEGRFGLAFPANPQENAAILWSYFLWSSGGEFFDRRWHPALSSRMAQNATQLYNQMLQECAPPAVATWQTEEAVNFFVSGRLAAMILWSGASAILGNNEKSRVAGKVGYAPLPAGDLGKAIPPMEAWGAIVPSRSKHILAAKKFCEVMVGRETLEAVASLGIAPTPVPEINQRYAEAAPHSSFAIATRLLTVAREQSALPESTQLNAIIGSALNGILTGADVKATLETLDRQVDSIMRVSKYYPKEP
- a CDS encoding class I SAM-dependent methyltransferase, translated to MAIENSTIKEMVRAKWNKRALTYDRSPGHGIQNSAEHQRWIELFREVFGEKKLKILDVGTGTGVVALLLAELGHQVTGVDIAEDMLRQAREKAARMGLEPDFRVGDVETLDFEEASFDAVVNRHVVWTLPHPEEAMADWKRLLRPGGELVIMDSNSGKGMSFAKKIWRFCGRILILLTEGSNPWANSAADRAMEKHFPMRQRKRPEADLEMLKKLGFEATVMTLNIKRWHTLLDYLKYGFMDKERFLIRARLPETGEKRIHDCLESSGSFFWGY